Within Anolis sagrei isolate rAnoSag1 chromosome 3, rAnoSag1.mat, whole genome shotgun sequence, the genomic segment AATTATACTATAGCCACAGAACAGGACCCCTTACTTCTCCAAACACTAGAacttaataacaaaaacaacattagGATAGACTTCCGGTTGGTGGCCGATGCAGGGAGGACGTGTTCTGTGAGCTCCGCTCTGGGACAGCTTGGTTTTTGAGTCAGGGGACCCTACCCCTCCTTTGACAGTCGGACAGAGGTACTCAAAGGCAAGACCCTCCAAAGTGTGAACGGCCGATGGTGTTTGAGAGGTGTCTCCCTCAAGGGGACATCCAAAACACCCGGCAACGGCACGGGAAGGAGGACTCGATCCAAGGCAGAAGCCATTAGGTTTCTCGATTAACTCCTACGGCCGCCAGCACAAGGAGCAGGAAGAATAGTGGATTTGTGCGAAAGAACAGCCAAAATCCAAAGCAATATCTACTTCTGAGCGCCATAGCCGGCTGAAGGGACATAGCTACAATAATCAGAATCTGCAGGACAACAGACTATGGAGAAAAGGTAACAAGGGAGGTGAAAggggataaagaaggaaagagaaactggaGCCAAATATATCAGACTTAAGATCAAAGATCTGAGACATAAAGTTATAACAAAACTTGCACAAAGGAAGCGTGGTATCTGCCACAGTCGGGTAGAGCTGCAGAAAGCTCCCTCCCAAGAAGGGACAGCAAAGCCATGCCACAGGGATCTTAAGCGGACGACCCTTAAAGGCTTAAGGCAAAGCGGACTGTGGCAGGAAAGAAACCATAGCCAATACCAGCGCCTGAAGCAAGCGAGAAAGAGAAACTAAGAGCAACGCAGAACAGCGAATAGATTCCATCTATCTTTAATTAATCTACATGGGATACCAAAAAAGAGAATTAAAGTGAACCATTTTTCACCCCATACCCCCCCAAGAAGGAGTCCTGCAAAAAAAATAGAGAGGACACTGACCTTGAAAAAGCCAAGCATTCTGACTTGGATTGCAGccaaagaaagggagaggagagatACTGCGGGGACAGAGGAGGAGACGACCTTGGAACCTAGGGACACCAACGGTTGGAAGGAGGACCCCACGTGGAggtggaaacaaaaaaaaaggaagaaggagtgGCTGGGAGGACGCCAAAACGCGCGACGAGGCAATCAGCGCGAGAAGAGACCACACTCAAAGAATCTCGCGCAAACCTCAAAGGGGAGGAAGTATCGCGAGAAGTGCCACAGGAATACCCAGGAAACCCCCGAgagagtgaaagaaagagaggacCGGAAGCAGGAACCTAACTGGGCAGAAGAAAGGTGGAAAGGACCGGAGATACAAGTAAGACTATTTCAATAATTAAGCTAGAAGACTAAAGAAGCAAAGAACTGCAAAGGATAATAGGATTAAAGAAAAGAAGGGTGTGCTGAAAGAAATATAACCCAGGAAAATTGAatcaaataacaataaataaataaataaaaataaaaataatagtaataaaaataaatcaattatatatacaaaaaatatatagataaaaataaataaataaacaaataataaataaaattaaataaataaataaataaaaaataataatttaaatttataaaaaaaaaagaagagagagaaagagaaatcagACAAAGAGGAACTTTAATAAAGAATACCTGGGACACCCAACAATAAAGACAGCTAAAAACCAAACAACACACAAAGGCAAAATGCAAACCACTAAAGGGAAAACAACACAACAAGCAAGACTACAAACCAAAAGAGATTCATTGACAGATGAGACAATTCCAAAAGAAGCCAAAGAAACCAAAGAAACAAAAGAGACGGGACTTAAAGACATCCTAGCAGAGATTGTTAAACTATCAGACAAAGAAGACAAACAACATAAAGAATTACAGGAAGTAATGCAAAAAATGAATAAAGATCTAAAAGAAGACATTGGGAAACTAAGGGAAGATGTAGATAagatgaaaaaagaaaaccaaaaaatcACCCAAAATCAAGGCAAAATAGAATATCGAGTCAATAAAGTGGAAAGCTCTACCCAGAAAATCCAGCACCAGATGGACCAGATAGAGAATAGAGAATTAGAATACCACCTACGGGTGAGGAACCTGGTAGAATCAAAGGAATGAAAACGTCAAACAAATCCTAATTGACTTACTAGCAGGGCTGTTAGATGTAGGAACAGAAGTTATTGGCcaagatgtggacagtctacagagtACCAACAAGCTATGCAAAAAAGAATAAAACGGCAAAAGACGTGGTAGTGACCTTCTGCAGAAAAAGTACCAGAGATacgattttaaaagaaaatgccaAAAAATCTGTATATTACAAAGACCAAAAAATAACAATTATGAAAGAGGTCTCACAACAAACTCTAGCTAAAAGAAGGAAGTACTACTTCT encodes:
- the LOC137096572 gene encoding transmembrane and coiled-coil domain-containing protein 5B-like, whose protein sequence is MQTTKGKTTQQARLQTKRDSLTDETIPKEAKETKETKETGLKDILAEIVKLSDKEDKQHKELQEVMQKMNKDLKEDIGKLREDVDKMKKENQKITQNQGKIEYRVNKVESSTQKIQHQMDQIENRELEYHLRVRNLVESKE